One genomic segment of Panicum virgatum strain AP13 chromosome 2N, P.virgatum_v5, whole genome shotgun sequence includes these proteins:
- the LOC120659770 gene encoding uncharacterized protein LOC120659770, with product MQQLERVKDVRPGKHPESKKRKREADGQCWKRRSCLFDLLYWTSLKLRHNLDMMHIEKNICNYILAIFLGILGKSKDTVNSRPDLEDMGIRKHLHLKRDGGSYTVPHAPYTMSKKQKEAFCDFIRSVKFPDGYASNLATHVTSDGCHLQGLKTHDCHILLQRILPAAIRGIMPKDICDAVATLGNFFLNLCSKTLKVDVLHRMKAEIPIILCTFEKIFPPFFDVMMHLAVHLPDDALLRGPVQYGWMYPVERRLHTLKRFVRNMARPEGSIAEAYVASECLTFCSRYLDDVDTRHNREGRNTERVDLHRGDLSIFQHGVELIGASRITFLEEDYDRMVWYVLNNCPEVEPYMEIYRKELENEGVPNVEKTLEKQFASWFKKHIAKLRYVMQEDVSDSLYALSCEPDLRVRIFSGCLVDGVRYHTTDREKYRRTQNSGVMAEGTHDGESIEFYGCLKQIIELQYKSTEMDYSPTVVLFRCDWFDTHSKKCRMKDEGFFRSINHGSTRLTLLFYQHRQQRYFT from the exons ATGCAGCAATTGGAGAGGGTCAAGGATGTTAGGCCAGGAAAGCATCCTGAAAGCAAAAAGAGAAAGCGGGAAGCAGATGGTCAATGTTGGAAGCGAAGGTCTTGTCTGTTTGATTTGCTGTATTGGACAAGTCTAAAGCTGCGGCATAATCTTGACATGATGCACattgaaaaaaatatatgtaaCTATATTCTTGCTATATTTCTTGGCATTCTTGGGAAATCAAAGGACACTGTCAATTCTAGGCCTGATTTGGAAGACATGGGAATAAGAAAACATCTGCACTTGAAGCGTGATGGAGGATCATATACTGTTCCACATGCCCCTTACACGATGAGTAAGAAACAGAAGGAAGCCTTCTGTGATTTTATAAGAAGTGTGAAATTCCCAGATGGGTatgcttctaatctagcaacacATGTTACTTCTGATGGATGCCACCTGCAAGGACTAAAAACTCATGATTGCCATATACTACTCCAAAGAATTTTACCTGCTGCTATCCGTGGAATCATGCCCAAGGACATATGTGATGCAGTTGCTACATTAGGAAACTTCTTTCTGAACTTATGTTCAAAAACCCTCAAGGTAGATGTTTTGCATAGAATGAAAGCCGAAATCCCAATCATCCTTTGCACATTTGAAAAAATATTTCCTCCTTTCTTTGATGTCATGATGCACTTGGCTGTCCATTTACCTGATGATGCACTCCTGAGAGGGCCCGTGCAATATGGATGGATGTACCCGGTAGAAAGAAGGTTGCATACCTTGAAGCGTTTTGTGAGGAACATGGCAAGACCCGAAGGATCCATTGCAGAAGCATATGTTGCTAGCGAGTGCTTGACGTTTTGCTCAAGGTACCTTGATGATGTTGACACACGACATAATCGGGAGGGCAGAAATACAGAGCGTGTTGATCTGCATAGAGGTGATCTTTCTATTTTCCAGCATGGGGTTGAGTTGATTGGTGCTTCAAGGATCACTTTTCTCGAAGAAGACTATGATAGAATGGTTTGGTATGTGCTGAATAATTGCCCAGAGGTGGAGCCATATATGGA GATATACAGGAAAGAGTTAGAGAATGAAGGAGTTCCTAATGTTGAAaaaacacttgagaagcaatTTGCCTCTTGGTTCAAGAAGCAT ATTGCGAAACTACGTTACGTGATGCAAGAAGATGTCTCTGATAGTCTATATGCGCTATCATGTGAGCCAGATCTTCGAGTTCGGATATTTTCGGGATGTCTTGTCGATGGTGTCCGCTACCACACTACTGACAGGGAGAAATATAGGAGGACACAAAATAGTGGAGTAATGGCTGAGGGTACACATGATGGAGAAAGTATTGAATTTTATGGCTGTTTGAAACAAATAATTGAGTTGCAGTATAAGTCTACAGAAATGGATTACTCTCCTACAGTGGTTCTTTTTCGTTGTGACTGGTTTGATACTCACAGCAAGAAATGTAGAATGAAGGATGAGGGATTTTTCAGAAGCATCAACCATGGAAGCACAAGGCTGACCCTTTTATTCTATCAACACAGGCAACAAAGGTATTTTACTTGA